The following are encoded together in the Kwoniella europaea PYCC6329 chromosome 1, complete sequence genome:
- a CDS encoding 6-phosphogluconolactonase, with product MPPQPPAPPVFYSFPKVDVLQDSLANFVVKAQRDAVEKRGKFTIALSRGTLAANLKGLVGQENVQWDKWEVFFCDEAAVPLDSEDSNYHSNILSFLSDVPIPAGQIHTIDANLLDDLEELADQYEKQLIDHFAKSNAARYPTFDLMLLGIGPDGETASLFPGHELLSERDAWVAYLDDAPRGPKRRITMTLPVLTHCYRAVFVVSGNEKAEMLHAILDRPEEGLPCSRVRPASPGLVFFFADSEAAGLTKYPPTAFRWIDNEKEAEEAVAAAKRRAARRAAEEGGE from the exons ATgcctcctcaacctcccgCTCCTCCCGTCTTCTACTCATTCCCCAAAGTAGATGTTttacaag ACTCCCTCGCTAACTTCGTCGTCAAAGCTCAGAGAGACGCTGTAGAGAAAAGAGGGAAATTCACCATCGCCCTATCGAGAGGAACTTTAGCTGCTAATTTAAAGGGATTGGTCGGTCAGGAGAACGTACAGTGGGATAAGTG GGAAGTATTCTTCTGTGACGAAGCAGCCGTGCCACTCGACTCTGAAGATTCAAATTACCATTCCAacattctctctttcctttccgaCGTTCCCATACCCGCTGGACAAATCCATACCATCGATGCCAACCTGTTGGACGACCTGGAAGAATTAGCTGATCAATATGAGAAACAGCTAATTGATCATTTCGCCAAATCGAATGCTGCCAGATACCCAACTTTCGATCTGATGCTTCTCGGTATAGGACCTGATGGTGAGACTGCCTCTTTGTTCCCCGGACATGAACTTTTGTCGGAGAGAGATGCCTGGGTGGCATATTTGGATGATGCGCCAAGAGGTCCAAAGAGAAGGATCACCATGAC CCTCCCCGTACTCACACATTGCTATCGAGCGGTATTTGTCGTGTCGGGAAATGAAAAGGCAGAAATGTTACATGCTATACTTGATAGACCAGAGGAAGGATTACCTTGTTCAAGAGTCAGACCTGC TTCCCCCGGATTAGTATTCTTCTTTGCTGATTCTGAAGCTGCTGGACTTACCAAGTACCCGCCAACGGCATTCAGATGGATCGATaatgagaaggaagctgaagaggcTGTAGCTGCTGCTAAGAGAAGGGCGGCTAGGAGAGCAGCTGAGGAGGGTGGAGAGTAG